In the Anaerobacillus sp. CMMVII genome, TTTCGGGATTGAAATATAAACTTATTGAAAACGAAGAACCTACTCCTAAGTATAGTGGAGTGGAAATCGTTCTCGCAGACGGAACAGCATTCGATAAAAATGCTGTATACAAAGTTGCTTATAACAACTACATGCACGGAACAACATTTTATGGTTTAGGTTCTGACGTAGTTAGTGAAAACGGGAAGGTTTGGGAAGCTGTTGTTGAGTATGTTAAAGCTCAAACTAGTGCAATAGATTATGTTGAGGGAGAAAGGATAACAATTCAAAGTGCGGGTGGAGTAGTAGATCCTGACCCAATTAATCCAGATTATTTAACAGTTGCACAAGCGATAGCTAACAATAGTGGGAAAGGAACTGTTAGAGGTTATGTAATTGGGCATACGACTTTAGGTCCTAACTTCCACTTTACACCTCCATTTGCTGATAATAACAACTTAATTTTAGCAGATAGTCCTGACGAGCGGGATCCAAGTAAATTCTTACTCGTTCAAATTACAGCAGGATTTAGAACTGAATTTGGTCTTTTGACGAATCCAGAGATTATTGGTGGGAAAATTGAAGTAACTGGTAATCTAGAAGCCTACTTCTCAAGACCAGGCTTAAGATCTCCTACTTCTTTTGAATTTGTTGTAGAAGCTCCAAGCCAACATGAATTAGTGATCATGGGTACAACGGACATTCATGCCCATATCATGCCATACGACTACATGGCTGATGCAGTGGACCAAAAATTTGGTTTAGCAAAAGTGTACACATTAGTGAAACAATTAAGAGAGCAACACAACAATACGTTACTAGTTGATAATGGAGACATCATTCAAGGAAGTATCTTAGGCTACATTGAAGCAGTGGTAGATCCTCAAGAGAAAAACTCAATCATTGAAGCAATGAACATGATGGGTTATGATGCTGGAACAATCGGTAACCATGAGTATAACTTTGGTTTACCATTCCTTGATGGCGTTGTTGAGGCTTCAAACTTCCCATGGTTAAGTGCCAACACGTACAATGTAAGTGATGACAAACACCGTTACGAGCCATATGTCATCCTTGATAGAATGGTAGATGGCAAGCCAATTAAGATTGGTGTCATTGGGTTTGTCCCACCACAAGTTATGATTTGGGATAAAATGCATTTAAACGGCAACATCTATGTAAATGAAATCGTAGAATCAGCGAAAAAATATGTTCCTGAAATGAAAGCAAAAGGCGCAGATGTAATCGTGGTTACTGCACACTCAGGATTTGACTTATCTGAGAATGCAAGTGAAAATGCATCTTACCAATTAAGCCAAATTGAAGGAATTAACGCATTAGTTACAGGACACCAACACTATGTGTTCCCAAGCTCTAGATACGCAGATACACCAGGGGCTGATCTTGCAAAAGGAACACTAAATGGCGTACCAACAGTTATGCCAGGTGCATGGGGAGATCATTTAGGGGTTATTACACTAGAACTTCAAAATGACAACGGTACATGGACAGTGGTTGATGGCGGAGCGAAAGCAATGCCAACAGTTAGCTATCAAGCAGATCCTGAAATGGTTGCTTTAGTAAAAGATCGTCATGAACAAACGATTGAGTATGTAAACAACCCAGTAGGTAAAACGGCAACACCGTTAAATACGTTCTTCTCGCGTGTCGCACCAAACAAGGTTGTCCAATTAGTGAATGATGCTCAAATCGAGTTCGCTACTAAGCATTTTGCAGGAACAGAGTATGAAAATATGCCACTTCTTTCTGCAGCAGCACCATTTAAAGCAGGACGTCATGGCGCTTCATACTTCACAAATGTAGAAGATGGAATTGCGATTAAAGATATCGCAGATATCTACATCTACAACAACACATTACAAATTGTAAAAGTAGATGGAACAGACTTATTGAGATGGTTAGAAGGAAACGCAAATAACTTTAACCAAATCGATCCGAATAAAACGGAAGATCAAACTTTACTGGATTATAACTTCCGCGGCTTTAACTTTGATACGATTGCAGGAATTGAGTATCAAATTGATGTAACAAAACCAAAAGGACACCGTATTGTTAATGTCACGTACGAAGGAAAGCCAGTGACAGCGGATATGGAATTCTTAGTTGTGGCAAATAACTACCGTGCTTCTGGTGGTGGAGATCATCTTCTAAACGCACCAAGCGTAGAGATCGTATACTCCGGAACAGAAGAAAACCGTGAAGTTATCATTGACTATGTAAGCTCTCGTGATGTCATTAATGTAGAGTTAGTGAACAACTGGTCAATCGTTCCGGTAGAAACAAAAGGAAATGTCGTTTTCAGAAGCTCACCTCTAGGAAAAGATTATATTGAAGCAAATAACTTAACATTTGTATCATATATCGGTGAAGGTACAGATGGTTGGGCAATGTATAAGTTTAACTTTGAATTCCCGAAACCAACAACTCACGAACTAGTCATCATGGGTACAACAGACATTCATGCTCACATCATGCCTTACGATTACATGGCAGATGCAGTGGACCAAAAATTTGGTTTAGCAAAAGTGTACACATTAGTTAAACAATTAAGAGAGCAGCACAACAATACGTTACTAGTTGATAATGGAGACATCATCCAAGGAAGTATCTTAGGCTACATTGAAGCAGTGGTAGATCCTCAAGAGAAAAACTCAATCATTGAAGCAATGAACATGATGGGTTATGATGCTGGAACAATCGGTAACCATGAGTATAACTTTGGTTTACCATTCCTTGATGGCGTTGTTGAGGCTTCAAACTTCCCATGGTTAAGTGCCAACACGTACAATGTAAGTGATGACAAACACCGTTACGAACCATATGTCATCCTTGATAGAATGGTAGATGGCAAGCCAATTAAGATTGGTGTCATTGGGTTTGTCCCACCACAAGTTATGATTTGGGATAAAATGCATTTAAACGGCAACATCTATGTAAATGAAATCGTAGAATCAGCGAAAAAATATGTTCCTGAAATGAAAGCAAAAGGCGCAGATGTAATCGTGGTTACTGCACACTCAGGATTTGACTTATCTGAGAATGCAAGTGAAAATGCATCTTACCAATTAAGCCAAATTGAAGGAATTAACGCATTAGTTACAGGACACCAACACTATGTGTTCCCAAGCTCTAGATACGCAGATACACCAGGGGCTGATCTTGCAAAAGGAACACTAAATGGCGTACCAACAGTTATGCCAGGTGCATGGGGAGATCATTTAGGGGTTATTACACTAGAGCTTCAAAATGACAACGGTACATGGACAGTGGTTGATGGCGGAGCGAAAGCAATGCCAACAGTTAGCTATCAAGCAGATCCTGAAATGGTTGCTTTAGTAAAAGATCGTCATGAACAAACCGTTGCTTATGTAAACAATCCAGTTGGTGCAACAGCTACACCGTTAAACACATTCTTCTCACGTGTAGCACCAAACAAGGTTGTCCAATTAGTGAATGATGCTCAAATCGAGTTCGCTACTAAGCATTTTGCAGGAACAGAATATGAAAATATGCCGCTTCTTTCTGCAGCAGCACCATTTAAAGCAGGACGTCACGGCGCTTCCTACTTCACAAATGTAGAAGATGGTATTGCGATCAAAGATATCGCTGATATCTACATCTACAACAACACATTACAAATCGTCAAAGTAAATGGTTCAGACTTATTAGGTTGGTTAGAAGTAAATGCATATAACTTTAACCAAATTGATCCGGAAAAAGAGGAAGATCAAGTTCTACTTGATTATAATTTCCGTGGCTTTAACTTCGATACAATTACAGGAATTGAGTATCAAATCGATGTAACACAACCAAAAGGACAACGCATTGTCAATGTAACGTACCAAGGCCAACCGGTAACAGCGGGGATGGAATTCTTAGTCGTTACAAACAATTACCGCGCTTCTGGCGGTGGGGATCACCTCCTTAACGCACCAAGCGTAGAAGTTGTGTACTCAGGAACGGAAGAAAACCGTGAGGTCCTCATCGACTATGTAAGTTCACGTGACTTAATTGACGTTCAACTAGTGAACAACTGGTCTCTTGTCCCTGTAGAAACAAAAGGAAATGTAGTCTTCAGAAGTTCTCCACAAGGAAAAGACTATATGGACGCAAATGACTTAACATATGTATCTTATCTTGGTGAGGGTGTAGATGGTTGGGCTATGTATAGCTTCAACTTTGCAGGACAAGTATTCCCAGGAGATGGCGAACCAGGAGATGGCAAACCAGGAGACGGCGAACCAGGAGATGGAGAACCAGGAGATGGAGAACCAGGAGACGGCGAACCAGGAGATGGCGAAACAACACCTGGAACTAAGAAACCTGTGAAGAAAGAAAAAGATAAAGAAAAGAAAGAGAAAAAAGGCGAGAAGCTTCCAAATACAGCAACGAATAATATGAATTTATTATCAGGCGGTATTTTATTAGTCGCAATTTCTTTCCTTCTTTATGGCATTCGTAGAAAAAGACGTTTTGGCGTAAATTAACTTTAAAGAGGATGACCCAATAGGGAGGAACCTTTTCCCTATTGGTCATCTTTTTCTCTTTATATCTTACATATAATCGTAGTAAGCATCTAAGATATAATAATCTTTAGAGATATAGAAGTTGTGCTCAACAAACTAAAAAAGGGGGAACAAGATGGTAAAAGCCTTTGTAAATAATATTGAAGTTGAATTATTTTATGGTGCAACTTTGAAACATGCCATACTGAGGGCAAATGAAAGTCTGTATAAAAAGGTAATAAAAGGTCAGGCAATAATTAAAGATCAAGAAGGTAATGTAGTAGATATTGGAGGGAGTTTAGGGGAAGGTTTTCGATATTTTGTTGAAGAGACAGAATAATGTTCGGAAAAATACAATGATAAATTTCCTCTTGAAATCTAAAAAGTACAATTATTAAAAAAAGGGTGCTAACATTTTGTTGGCACTATTTTATTTTTTTACCACTTTAGCAAACGTCCAACTCCGAATTCTTGTTAGAAAAATAGTGGTGAGTAGTTAGAAGTTTAAACACTAAAAAATCTATTAAAATGAATTGTGGAATGTGATGAATTATAATCAATTAATGTTGGTACATAATTCAACAAATTATGATTTAAAAAACTTCGATATATGCTATAATTTACCTTGTAAGCGCTATTATTGGTTAGACATCTTACATCATGAGATGAAAGTTTGTTCTTTAATCAATTGATAATAATAAAGGAGGCGAGGCTAAATATAGTAGTTTCTCATATTTAAATATGAGGGAGCTATTTGCACAAGAGATAAAAGAGAAGTTTTCAGTTATTGCGAGAAATTTGTAGAACAAAAACAGTAAAAATGTTACAATTTGGTGACAAAAGT is a window encoding:
- a CDS encoding bifunctional 2',3'-cyclic-nucleotide 2'-phosphodiesterase/3'-nucleotidase — protein: MFIRKHKRHVSLFLIFILLFSQFFTFPVGQASAENSNYVLKVLHTNDTHSKIDGLGKAAAYLKAERAKVQHSLYLDAGDIFSGNPVVDLQNGKPIVEILNKMDVAAMAIGNHEFDYGQAAFAANEELSNFPWLSANMKVIDQTIPIKQPEPYIIKDMGEFKVGILSLTQAPPATAPAGVVGIEFHPYNQTVEQYKFLRQEVDVFIALTHIGYPDDRKLAQDFPGLFDVIIGGHSHTQLNTPNTDFGTPIAQAGGNLSHIGNLTIEIDKDTKKVVKVNGHLQAVSALTDTDAEIQALINKYNEESNELLGVKIGYTNTGLNRSGSGDVTLGNFWTDAMRDFTDADIALTNSGGLRANIEPGDITKRDIYTIEPFANEIMVIEMTGAALKNVIHYSYTRSNRNRIDLQSSGLHYTIKTDAAGGYLDSELFVAGEPVNPTNLYKVAVGDYIGTGGSGYNFEGTVLSGLSGFMTDAMINFAEKLTAQGKAIDYTVEGRIKVIIDSNAPVPGTVIGTTTNGLFSQNKDKVDVGLGNLYTDSIRAIGNTEIGMLNASSVNGEIPAGNITDKQIESLDQYANEVVVVNAKGEDIEKVILSQSNHHKRVDLQVSGLKYKLIENEEPTPKYSGVEIVLADGTAFDKNAVYKVAYNNYMHGTTFYGLGSDVVSENGKVWEAVVEYVKAQTSAIDYVEGERITIQSAGGVVDPDPINPDYLTVAQAIANNSGKGTVRGYVIGHTTLGPNFHFTPPFADNNNLILADSPDERDPSKFLLVQITAGFRTEFGLLTNPEIIGGKIEVTGNLEAYFSRPGLRSPTSFEFVVEAPSQHELVIMGTTDIHAHIMPYDYMADAVDQKFGLAKVYTLVKQLREQHNNTLLVDNGDIIQGSILGYIEAVVDPQEKNSIIEAMNMMGYDAGTIGNHEYNFGLPFLDGVVEASNFPWLSANTYNVSDDKHRYEPYVILDRMVDGKPIKIGVIGFVPPQVMIWDKMHLNGNIYVNEIVESAKKYVPEMKAKGADVIVVTAHSGFDLSENASENASYQLSQIEGINALVTGHQHYVFPSSRYADTPGADLAKGTLNGVPTVMPGAWGDHLGVITLELQNDNGTWTVVDGGAKAMPTVSYQADPEMVALVKDRHEQTIEYVNNPVGKTATPLNTFFSRVAPNKVVQLVNDAQIEFATKHFAGTEYENMPLLSAAAPFKAGRHGASYFTNVEDGIAIKDIADIYIYNNTLQIVKVDGTDLLRWLEGNANNFNQIDPNKTEDQTLLDYNFRGFNFDTIAGIEYQIDVTKPKGHRIVNVTYEGKPVTADMEFLVVANNYRASGGGDHLLNAPSVEIVYSGTEENREVIIDYVSSRDVINVELVNNWSIVPVETKGNVVFRSSPLGKDYIEANNLTFVSYIGEGTDGWAMYKFNFEFPKPTTHELVIMGTTDIHAHIMPYDYMADAVDQKFGLAKVYTLVKQLREQHNNTLLVDNGDIIQGSILGYIEAVVDPQEKNSIIEAMNMMGYDAGTIGNHEYNFGLPFLDGVVEASNFPWLSANTYNVSDDKHRYEPYVILDRMVDGKPIKIGVIGFVPPQVMIWDKMHLNGNIYVNEIVESAKKYVPEMKAKGADVIVVTAHSGFDLSENASENASYQLSQIEGINALVTGHQHYVFPSSRYADTPGADLAKGTLNGVPTVMPGAWGDHLGVITLELQNDNGTWTVVDGGAKAMPTVSYQADPEMVALVKDRHEQTVAYVNNPVGATATPLNTFFSRVAPNKVVQLVNDAQIEFATKHFAGTEYENMPLLSAAAPFKAGRHGASYFTNVEDGIAIKDIADIYIYNNTLQIVKVNGSDLLGWLEVNAYNFNQIDPEKEEDQVLLDYNFRGFNFDTITGIEYQIDVTQPKGQRIVNVTYQGQPVTAGMEFLVVTNNYRASGGGDHLLNAPSVEVVYSGTEENREVLIDYVSSRDLIDVQLVNNWSLVPVETKGNVVFRSSPQGKDYMDANDLTYVSYLGEGVDGWAMYSFNFAGQVFPGDGEPGDGKPGDGEPGDGEPGDGEPGDGEPGDGETTPGTKKPVKKEKDKEKKEKKGEKLPNTATNNMNLLSGGILLVAISFLLYGIRRKRRFGVN